One Nitrospinota bacterium genomic window, TTAAAATAGAGAGGGAAAATAAAATAATTTGTCCTTTGAAAACAATAAGATAAAAAATTAAGGGGGTTAAAGAGAAGAATAAAAAGAAAAGAAAAACTTGGCTTTAAAAAAACCACTCATTGGTGATTGGTAAAATATTCACCAGCTTGGTTACTATTATTCTTGGTCTAAAATTTAATTAGAATCATGCACAACATCATATACAATTATTAAATTTCTTCATCCCTGACAAGCACTTTCAAAAAGAAATTTTGGCTAAAGTTTTTTGCTGTTTGTAAAGTTAAAAAATATGTATTCTTAATATCCGCTATAGGTAATTAACGGTCTTTAGGGGTCTGCTTTATTCCTCAAAATACTCTATTATAGCCATGCTTTTAGGTATGAGAACCTTCTTACATCTTGTTTTTGAGTATGATTCACTATGCTCAGGGTTTTCTATTTCAATATATGGTATGTTCTTTAATTCCTTGTTTAGTTCAACAGAGTCCGCCTCATACAAATTTTGACCTGCGTAAACTCTTACCTTTGCCATATGCCCCCCTTGTAAATAATAAAAAATTATCATTAATAGTTCTAAAAAGGGTCAAAAAACCCTTATGAGACTCTTTTCTCCATCTTAAAAAATAGCCATTAAAATTAACTCTCTTCTGTTGATTTTTCTAAATGAATGGCTCACAGGAAGAACCAAACCAAAAACTCATCTGGATTATCAACGGGAAGTGGAATTAGAGCGTGAAAGTGAATCTTTTATTTTCTATCACAGAAAAAGATATTTTTGCAATAGTTTTTTGCTGTTTTGATGGGTAGGAAGCTGACGATCGGTTTAAACCGTTGATCTATTAATCAATTGGCTATAATATAATATTCTTATAATCAATAGATTCCTAAAATATCTTCTCTAAATTCTACAGAAAAGATTTATAGACAATGCTTATATAGTTAGCATATATTATCTATATGAAAGATTGGAAACCAAAAGATATAAAGAATTTCAGAAAAAGATTTAAATTTTCCCAGAGTAAGTTGGCTTCTCTTTTAGGTGTATCTCGAAATTATATCTATCTATTAGAAAACGGAGAAAGAATACCAAGCAAGACTTTAAAACTCTTGTTAAGTTATGTTAAAAATTCTATGTTAAAAAATAACTGAAAAGAAAGAAGGTGAAAAAATGACAGAGAAACTTCGTTTGGATATATTAAGTTTTGGTCTTGCTTTAGGAACGCTGACTGCAATTGTTTTATTTTCATTTGGTTTAGTAGCTTTGATTTCTGGTTTAGGTAGACCCTATGTAGATTTAGTATCTTCTATATTGCTCGGATATTCTTCAACAATCTTTGGAAGCATAATGGGAGCTGTTTGGGGATTTATTCTTGGATTTGTTGAAGGTCTTCTACTTGCTTGGTTTTATAATGTATTCCTAAGAATGAAACAATAATAATAAATACATTATTTATTGTAATTCTTAAAAAAAGGGTGTGAAAAAATAAAAAGATTAACATTATTACTTTTTGTTTTAATTTCTTTAATAATTACTCCCTGTATAATCTTTGCCGAGAGCGCTGTAGATTGGGATAATAAGGCTAAGGAATTATTCGATTCAGGCAACTACAAAGAAGCGATTGATGCTTTAAACAAAGCTATAGAATTAAACCCGAAAGACGCACTTGCTTATAATAACCGCGGAAATGCTTATTTTAAACTTGGTAAGTATCAGGAAGCTATCAAGGACTACAGTAAGACTATAGAGCTTTACCCCAGTTTTTCAAAACCTTACTATAACCGTGGGAACGTTTATTTTAAACTTGGCAAATATCAGCAGGCTATCAAGGACCATGACAAAGCTATAAAGTTTAATCCAAAGTTTGCAAAAGCTTATCATAACCGTGGAAGTGCTTATTTTAGACTTAGTAAGTATCAGCAAGCCATCAAAGGCTACAGTAAGGCTATAGAGCTGAGCCCGAGTTTTGCAAAAGCTTATTATAGCCGGGGGGATACCTTCTTATTACTTGGTGATTATAAGGAGGCCGTCAATGACTATAAAACAGCTGCTAGATTAAGCATTAAAGAAGCACAAGATTACTTACGGAAAAAAGGGATTCAATGGTAAGGTAGATTAATGGAGATATTATGGAGGTATTCTAAAAGAAAGGAGATGAAACAATGAAAAAGATCGAAGCGATTATCAACTCCCATAGGTTGGAAGCGGTAAGGAATAGACTTATTAAGATAGGTATAGGGGGAATGACCGTGAGCGAAGTATATGGCTTTGGGTGTCAAAGGGGGCATCCAGAATTAAAGATAGGAAAAGAGTATCTTACGGGTTTTAGACCCAAAATGAAATTAGAGACTGTTGTTCCTGATAGATTAGTAGAGCAGGCTTTGGAGACAATTGTAAATTATGCTCAAACAGGCACTTCTGGAGATGGCAAGATATTTATATCTTCGATCGATGATGCATTAAGGGTAA contains:
- a CDS encoding P-II family nitrogen regulator, with the protein product MKKIEAIINSHRLEAVRNRLIKIGIGGMTVSEVYGFGCQRGHPELKIGKEYLTGFRPKMKLETVVPDRLVEQALETIVNYAQTGTSGDGKIFISSIDDALRVRTGDRGEDAITF
- a CDS encoding bacteriophage holin; this encodes MTEKLRLDILSFGLALGTLTAIVLFSFGLVALISGLGRPYVDLVSSILLGYSSTIFGSIMGAVWGFILGFVEGLLLAWFYNVFLRMKQ